A genome region from Geminicoccus roseus DSM 18922 includes the following:
- a CDS encoding carbohydrate ABC transporter permease, with the protein MATETGAISQGAPVGLSRPAGAARERGWRFLTLAPALVVFLGLTLLPMLNLLALSFHEVTWADRASTWRFVGLDHFRALLGDNLFRAGIVNTLIFAVVAVALQMVLGFGLALLTSAVVHGKVVYRTIFLLPILIPGIVIGAIWKLMYSFDFGIINTIIGTFGLSPQDWLGQGHLALASVIVVDVWHWTPFCFLLLLAGIESLPQDVYEAAAIDGASAWQRLVHITLPLMIPTLVVTFVFRMILAFKVFDEVYLLTGGGPGTATEVISFSIYRRFFTEDRAGYGSAMSIVTFFGIALLIILATALLRRRETRS; encoded by the coding sequence ATGGCCACCGAGACCGGTGCCATCTCCCAGGGTGCCCCCGTCGGCCTTTCCAGGCCGGCAGGGGCCGCCCGCGAGCGCGGATGGCGTTTCCTGACCCTGGCACCGGCTCTCGTGGTGTTCCTGGGCCTGACCTTGCTGCCGATGCTCAACCTGCTGGCGCTGAGCTTCCACGAGGTCACCTGGGCGGATCGAGCCTCGACCTGGCGCTTCGTCGGCCTGGACCACTTCCGTGCGCTGTTGGGCGACAACCTGTTCCGGGCCGGCATCGTCAACACACTGATCTTTGCGGTGGTGGCGGTGGCGCTGCAGATGGTGCTGGGCTTCGGCCTGGCCCTGCTGACCAGTGCCGTCGTCCACGGCAAGGTCGTCTACCGGACGATCTTCCTCCTGCCGATCCTGATCCCGGGCATCGTGATCGGCGCGATCTGGAAGCTAATGTACAGCTTCGATTTCGGGATCATCAACACCATCATCGGGACGTTCGGCCTGAGCCCGCAGGACTGGCTGGGCCAGGGCCATCTGGCGCTGGCATCGGTGATCGTGGTCGATGTCTGGCACTGGACGCCGTTCTGCTTCCTCCTGCTGCTGGCCGGGATCGAATCGCTGCCCCAGGATGTCTACGAGGCGGCCGCCATCGACGGTGCGTCGGCCTGGCAGAGGCTCGTCCACATCACCCTGCCCCTGATGATCCCGACGCTGGTGGTCACCTTCGTCTTCCGGATGATCCTGGCCTTCAAGGTGTTCGACGAGGTCTACCTGCTCACCGGGGGCGGCCCGGGCACGGCCACCGAAGTGATCAGCTTCTCGATCTATCGCCGGTTCTTCACCGAAGACCGTGCCGGGTACGGCTCCGCCATGTCGATCGTGACCTTCTTCGGCATCGCCCTCCTCATCATCCTGGCA
- a CDS encoding carbohydrate kinase family protein, whose amino-acid sequence MTELVTIGWLTIDDIILGDVVRRDVLGGGALYSAVGAHIWNGSTGIHSITGRRHLDLVRSDIEKRGLDSRGIGTIEGNGLQLWLLHENDRDKQQVPKLSSSTAAEMDAGRGPLPACYEAASGFHIAPQGPESALANAALLSTLPSRPVVTMDLLADDYVDASLYRDLGFLTKLSAFLPSEAEILRIWRPDDVEDWARQQALAHGCPIAVKLGEQGSLLCVPDRRQCFRVPVFPARVVDTTGAGDSYCGGFLAGLAEGRPFEVCAAMGTVAASYVVEACGALNTAIPDKAERDARLARVMASITSTEF is encoded by the coding sequence ATGACCGAGCTCGTGACCATCGGCTGGCTGACGATCGACGACATCATCCTGGGCGATGTCGTACGACGTGACGTGCTGGGCGGCGGCGCGCTCTACTCGGCCGTCGGCGCCCATATATGGAATGGCTCGACCGGGATTCACTCCATCACCGGACGGCGTCACCTGGACCTGGTCCGCAGCGACATCGAGAAACGCGGCCTGGACAGCCGGGGAATCGGCACGATCGAGGGCAACGGGCTGCAACTCTGGCTGCTTCACGAGAACGATCGCGACAAGCAGCAGGTCCCCAAATTGTCCTCTTCCACGGCCGCCGAGATGGATGCCGGCCGAGGACCGCTTCCTGCCTGCTACGAAGCTGCGAGTGGCTTCCATATCGCTCCTCAAGGTCCGGAGAGCGCGCTGGCCAACGCCGCGCTGTTGAGCACGCTGCCATCGAGGCCGGTGGTGACCATGGACCTGCTCGCCGACGATTATGTTGACGCCAGCCTCTACCGGGATCTCGGCTTCCTGACGAAGCTGTCGGCGTTCCTGCCGAGCGAGGCCGAGATCCTGCGCATCTGGCGTCCCGATGACGTCGAGGACTGGGCGCGGCAGCAGGCTCTGGCGCATGGCTGCCCGATTGCGGTGAAGCTTGGCGAGCAGGGCTCGCTCCTGTGCGTTCCCGACCGACGGCAGTGCTTCCGCGTCCCGGTGTTCCCCGCCCGGGTCGTCGACACCACCGGCGCTGGGGATTCCTACTGCGGCGGATTCCTCGCCGGCCTGGCCGAAGGCCGCCCCTTCGAGGTTTGCGCCGCGATGGGCACGGTTGCCGCCTCGTATGTGGTGGAGGCCTGCGGCGCGCTGAACACGGCTATCCCGGACAAGGCGGAGCGTGATGCCCGGCTGGCCCGGGTCATGGCGAGCATCACTTCGACCGAATTCTGA
- a CDS encoding LysR family transcriptional regulator: MDLRQLNYFLKIAERRNMTLAAAELHVTQPTLTKSIKLLEQELGVPLFQRLPRGMELTEFGRRLVRHAEAMQVQVGDAIGELESLKGGAGARVNIGAGPSWQRSHLPSAIALALAQNPRLRLRVVGGFDDALMRGLRRGDLDFVVAELPFADTSSDLKLEMLTSDQLVVFCRADHPLTALERPSLEQTLHYPWVLPVARVTRARRRLEALFVAHNLAPPEATIEADSITFLLAIVKETDALSYTNKETLVTPQGHGLTMLDIDILTTARAAGLWTRRDAWLSSDALAIMEALREVCRERPSN, encoded by the coding sequence ATGGACCTTCGCCAGCTCAACTATTTCCTGAAGATCGCCGAGCGGCGGAACATGACGCTCGCCGCGGCGGAACTGCACGTCACCCAGCCCACGCTGACAAAGAGCATCAAGCTCCTGGAGCAGGAACTGGGGGTGCCGCTCTTCCAGCGGCTGCCCCGGGGCATGGAGCTCACCGAGTTCGGCCGCAGGCTGGTGCGCCACGCCGAGGCGATGCAGGTGCAGGTCGGCGACGCGATCGGCGAACTGGAAAGCCTGAAGGGCGGCGCCGGCGCACGGGTCAACATCGGTGCCGGCCCCTCCTGGCAGCGCAGCCATCTTCCGAGCGCCATCGCGCTGGCGCTGGCCCAGAACCCGAGGCTGCGGCTCCGGGTCGTGGGCGGCTTTGACGACGCGCTGATGCGGGGGCTGCGGCGGGGTGATCTCGATTTCGTGGTGGCGGAACTGCCGTTCGCCGACACGTCCAGCGACCTGAAGCTGGAAATGCTGACCTCGGACCAGCTGGTCGTGTTCTGCCGGGCGGACCATCCGCTGACCGCGCTGGAGCGGCCATCCCTGGAACAGACGCTGCACTATCCTTGGGTCCTGCCGGTCGCCCGCGTCACCCGGGCGCGTCGACGTCTGGAAGCCCTGTTCGTGGCACACAACCTGGCGCCGCCGGAAGCAACCATCGAAGCGGATTCGATCACGTTCCTTCTCGCGATCGTCAAGGAAACCGACGCCCTCAGCTACACCAACAAGGAAACGCTGGTAACGCCGCAAGGTCACGGGCTGACCATGCTGGACATCGACATCCTGACCACCGCGCGTGCTGCGGGGCTCTGGACCAGACGGGATGCCTGGCTTTCCTCGGATGCGCTGGCTATCATGGAGGCGCTGCGCGAGGTCTGCCGGGAACGGCCCAGCAACTGA
- a CDS encoding ABC transporter permease — translation MRAVGAGRLGGLIALIVLIVIASFLSDRFLTVPNLLNVLRQVSIVGILALGMTFVILTAGIDLSIGSVLGLSVVLYAGLLESFGLPAAITLGMVAGAGAGLVNGIGVAYAGIPAFIMTLGMLSFARGLAFIYTGGTPVPILDETFYNFGNGYVLGVPIPALVLIATLLASAFVLGMTPFGRSVYGIGSNEEAARMSGVPVRQYKALVYVISGTLAALAGVVYASQLGIGTPIAGQGYELDAIAAVVVGGTSLFGGRGSVWGTFIGTLIIGVLANTLNLNGVDPFVQQLVKGALIVVAVFGMSRASRS, via the coding sequence CTGCGGGCGGTAGGCGCCGGCCGGCTCGGCGGCCTGATCGCGCTGATCGTGCTGATCGTCATCGCCTCGTTCCTGTCGGACCGGTTCCTGACCGTCCCCAACCTCCTGAACGTGCTCCGCCAGGTCTCGATCGTCGGGATCCTGGCGCTCGGCATGACCTTCGTGATCCTGACCGCCGGGATCGACCTGTCGATCGGCTCGGTGCTCGGGTTGTCGGTGGTGCTGTATGCGGGCCTGCTTGAGAGCTTCGGGCTTCCGGCAGCGATCACGCTCGGCATGGTGGCCGGCGCGGGAGCCGGCCTCGTGAACGGCATCGGCGTCGCCTATGCCGGAATCCCCGCCTTCATCATGACCCTGGGCATGCTGTCCTTCGCCCGTGGCCTGGCCTTCATCTATACGGGTGGCACCCCCGTCCCGATCCTGGACGAGACCTTCTACAACTTTGGCAACGGCTACGTCCTGGGCGTGCCTATCCCGGCCCTGGTGCTGATCGCCACGCTGCTGGCGAGTGCCTTCGTCCTCGGCATGACCCCGTTCGGCCGCTCGGTCTATGGCATCGGCTCCAATGAGGAAGCAGCCCGGATGTCGGGCGTCCCGGTGCGCCAGTACAAGGCCCTGGTCTACGTGATCTCCGGCACGCTCGCCGCGCTCGCCGGCGTCGTCTACGCCTCGCAGCTTGGCATCGGCACTCCCATTGCCGGCCAGGGCTACGAGCTGGACGCCATCGCCGCGGTGGTGGTCGGCGGCACCTCGCTGTTCGGCGGGCGCGGCTCCGTCTGGGGCACGTTCATCGGTACGCTCATCATCGGCGTGCTCGCCAACACACTGAACCTGAACGGGGTCGATCCGTTCGTACAGCAGCTCGTGAAGGGTGCCCTGATCGTGGTCGCGGTCTTTGGCATGAGCCGGGCCAGCCGGAGCTGA
- a CDS encoding extracellular solute-binding protein produces MNNPERVRSMWARCGALASVASTALFVAASPAWAADEAPITIVINQSPWFAGFEKTVELYEEETGNSVDLDVNPFAGSLEKQRSAVRAAESPFDILVINAGFFVEMYAGGFLKPLKEIAPDFSLDPAIYTFDDSVYWNAETKLPDAKDGRLMTVPINPFIPLLHYRSDLYEEKGLQVPETWDQLLANAKALNEPPQMYGIVQRGARGAFDVTFDMLPYITSHGGGIFRDQKNGDFTVIINSPETLAGLETYLKIAKEAGHPSTAGQSQANVIQNMATGHAGHILAVLAASTFDDPNQSIVVDKVGFAPPPHAEGYPSSPPLGHWLGGIPKNIPEDRQKAALAFLDWFQSEPAQKAYAEAGSPPVSRAVLESDMAKEEKYRWMEALANALPTAQLTFVIPQSAEVLAITELGFNQAISGEIPPAQALNRMAEEIAAVMTKAGYEAPTLDPLPE; encoded by the coding sequence ATGAACAACCCGGAACGGGTACGCTCGATGTGGGCGCGATGCGGCGCACTTGCGTCCGTCGCGAGCACGGCTCTGTTCGTCGCCGCATCGCCCGCATGGGCGGCGGACGAAGCGCCGATCACCATCGTCATCAACCAGTCGCCCTGGTTCGCGGGCTTCGAGAAGACCGTCGAACTGTATGAGGAAGAGACCGGCAACTCCGTTGATCTCGACGTCAACCCGTTCGCCGGGAGCCTGGAAAAGCAGCGTTCCGCCGTCCGGGCGGCTGAGAGCCCCTTCGACATCCTGGTGATCAATGCCGGGTTCTTCGTCGAGATGTACGCAGGCGGCTTTCTGAAGCCCCTCAAGGAGATTGCGCCTGACTTCAGCCTCGATCCGGCGATCTACACCTTTGACGATTCGGTCTATTGGAACGCCGAGACCAAGCTGCCGGATGCAAAGGACGGCAGGCTGATGACGGTGCCGATCAATCCCTTCATCCCGCTGCTGCATTATCGCAGCGACCTCTATGAGGAAAAGGGCCTGCAGGTTCCGGAGACCTGGGACCAACTCCTAGCCAACGCCAAGGCGCTCAACGAGCCGCCCCAGATGTATGGCATCGTGCAGCGCGGCGCGCGCGGCGCGTTCGACGTCACCTTCGACATGCTGCCCTACATTACCAGTCACGGCGGCGGCATCTTCCGCGACCAGAAGAACGGCGACTTCACCGTCATCATCAACAGCCCGGAGACCCTGGCGGGGCTGGAGACCTATCTGAAGATCGCCAAGGAAGCCGGCCACCCGTCGACTGCCGGCCAGTCGCAGGCGAACGTCATCCAGAACATGGCGACCGGTCATGCCGGCCACATCCTGGCGGTGCTGGCCGCATCGACCTTCGACGATCCCAACCAGTCGATCGTCGTCGACAAGGTCGGCTTCGCGCCGCCGCCTCATGCCGAAGGCTACCCTTCATCGCCACCGCTCGGGCACTGGCTGGGCGGCATCCCGAAGAACATCCCCGAGGACCGACAGAAGGCCGCCCTCGCCTTCCTCGACTGGTTCCAGAGCGAACCGGCGCAGAAGGCCTATGCCGAGGCCGGCTCACCGCCGGTAAGCCGGGCCGTGCTGGAATCCGACATGGCCAAGGAGGAGAAGTATCGCTGGATGGAGGCGCTCGCCAATGCCCTTCCGACGGCGCAACTCACCTTCGTGATTCCGCAGTCCGCCGAGGTGCTGGCGATCACCGAGCTTGGCTTCAACCAGGCGATCTCCGGCGAGATCCCGCCGGCGCAGGCGCTGAACCGGATGGCGGAGGAAATCGCTGCCGTCATGACCAAGGCGGGCTACGAGGCTCCGACCCTCGATCCGCTGCCCGAGTAA
- a CDS encoding BtpA/SgcQ family protein, protein MHVAPARPSPLDAIFKVRKPLIGNVHCAPLPGTPRYKGEPMAVIVKRAVEDAQAYAKGGMNGLLIENHGDIPFLPPGEIGPEIVAAMAVVVRAVADAVDLPFGIDLLANGAIGALAIAKATDARFVRVNQWVNAYVANEGLVQGESGRALRFRRMIGAEHVAIFADVHVKHGAHAITGDRGVAELARDTEFYDADVAIATGNRTGDSVPADEIAAVRAGTSLPVIAGSGIARDNAARLMADLDGAIVGSSLKRDGVWWNQVDPAGVAAFVEEVRRHHPA, encoded by the coding sequence ATGCACGTGGCTCCCGCCCGCCCCTCGCCGCTCGACGCGATCTTCAAGGTGCGCAAACCGCTGATCGGCAACGTTCACTGCGCGCCGCTGCCCGGAACGCCCCGCTACAAGGGCGAGCCGATGGCGGTGATCGTGAAGCGTGCGGTCGAGGATGCACAAGCCTATGCCAAAGGCGGCATGAACGGTCTTCTGATCGAGAATCACGGGGACATCCCGTTCCTGCCGCCTGGCGAGATCGGACCGGAGATCGTGGCGGCAATGGCCGTGGTGGTGAGGGCGGTGGCCGATGCGGTCGACCTGCCGTTCGGAATCGACCTGCTCGCCAATGGCGCGATTGGGGCGCTGGCAATCGCCAAGGCCACCGATGCGCGGTTCGTCCGGGTGAACCAGTGGGTCAACGCCTATGTCGCCAACGAGGGGCTGGTCCAGGGCGAGAGCGGCCGCGCGCTGCGGTTCCGCCGGATGATCGGCGCAGAGCATGTCGCCATTTTTGCCGACGTCCACGTCAAGCATGGCGCGCATGCGATCACCGGCGACCGCGGGGTGGCGGAGCTTGCCCGGGATACCGAGTTCTATGATGCCGACGTGGCGATCGCGACCGGCAACCGGACCGGTGATTCGGTGCCGGCCGACGAGATTGCCGCCGTGCGAGCGGGCACCAGCCTGCCGGTCATCGCCGGCAGCGGCATTGCCCGTGACAACGCCGCCCGGCTGATGGCCGACCTGGATGGCGCCATCGTCGGCTCGAGCCTCAAGCGGGACGGCGTGTGGTGGAACCAGGTGGACCCGGCCGGGGTCGCCGCCTTCGTCGAAGAGGTGCGCCGTCACCATCCCGCCTGA
- a CDS encoding HdeD family acid-resistance protein — protein MNPLAPSMHDRHEAMNAILAQNWWAMALRGAFAVLFGILAFVLPGATILSLVLIFAAFSLVDGIFTIVAAIRGARAGERWGLLLAHGIASVAIGVIAFVWPGITVVAFVLLIAAWALISGITMLVSAFKLKTSHGRGWLLFGGIASTLYGILLVVSPLIGALVLAWWIGAYAVVIGVVLLVLAFRLKSHSGRHPSRSARSGI, from the coding sequence ATGAACCCGCTCGCCCCCTCCATGCACGACCGTCATGAGGCTATGAACGCCATCCTGGCGCAGAACTGGTGGGCGATGGCGCTGCGGGGTGCGTTCGCGGTCCTGTTCGGCATCCTGGCGTTCGTGCTGCCCGGGGCGACCATCCTGTCGCTGGTGCTGATCTTTGCTGCGTTCAGCCTGGTGGACGGCATCTTCACCATCGTCGCGGCGATCCGGGGAGCCCGCGCGGGGGAGCGCTGGGGCCTGCTGCTGGCCCACGGCATCGCGAGCGTGGCGATCGGCGTCATCGCCTTCGTCTGGCCAGGCATCACGGTGGTCGCATTCGTGCTGCTGATCGCCGCCTGGGCCCTGATCTCGGGGATCACCATGCTGGTCTCCGCGTTCAAGCTGAAGACCAGCCATGGACGTGGCTGGCTGCTATTCGGCGGGATCGCCTCGACGCTTTACGGCATCCTGCTGGTGGTAAGCCCGCTGATCGGCGCCCTGGTGCTGGCATGGTGGATCGGGGCCTATGCCGTCGTGATCGGCGTTGTCCTGCTGGTCCTGGCGTTTCGGTTGAAGAGCCATAGCGGCCGCCATCCGTCCCGCTCCGCCCGCTCGGGCATCTGA